Proteins encoded by one window of Cervus canadensis isolate Bull #8, Minnesota chromosome 18, ASM1932006v1, whole genome shotgun sequence:
- the LOC122420618 gene encoding zinc finger protein 350 isoform X2, giving the protein MRHINRASRLPGVFREQKKMIQAQETLTFDDVAVAFTWEEWQLLAPAQKALYRDVMLENHSNLVSVGFQASTPEVLSKLDQGEPWMMDGEVHCRTRSEVWKVDGHLLEHLQNKRVEKRLEQWLEQNPLDSSGHQSRTLFRHNHDVFDLHGRSETSNSSLFSESPNCEIKSPAELPAGGKSCRHADREPLHPELLSTKSQLMEHQHTKQRKKPHVCSECGKAFVKKSWLADHQNLHTGEKPHQCDLCGKAFFRKFQLTEHQRMHMGDKPYECAECGKAFLKKSGLNVHQKTHTGEKPFICSECGKGFIQKGNLMVHLRIHTGEKPYTCTECGKGFSQKTCLTAHQRIHTGTSPFVCGECGKTLSQKMGLIKHQRTHTGEKPFECSHCGKGFIEKPQLVIHQRIHTGEKPYRCSKCGKSFRGKSVLNKHLKTHLVKEIPPSAKSPQSSVVLQEKNLNTVTMHLSPLAPQSPVGIGGLLANRSMVLMGQPVTRWPPTGDNRGLVQERILMNSGNVVMPSVVNYVLFYVTGN; this is encoded by the exons ATGAGACACATCAACAGAGCCTCCCGGTTGCCAGGTGTTTtcagagaacagaagaaaatgattCAGGCCCAG GAAACCCTCACATTTGACGACGTGGCCGTGGCCTTCACGTGGGAAGAGTGGCAGCTCCTGGCCCCTGCTCAGAAGGCCCTGTACCGGGACGTGATGCTGGAGAACCACAGCAACCTGGTGTCCGTGG GTTTTCAAGCAAGCACACCAGAGGTACTCTCCAAATTGGATCAAGGAGAACCATGGATGATGGATGGTGAAGTCCACTGTCGAACCCGTTCAG aaGTCTGGAAAGTTGATGGCCACCTGCTGGAACACTTACAAAACAAGAGAGTGGAGAAGAGACTGGAACAATGGCTTGAACAGAACCCATTGGACAGTTCTGGTCATCAGAGCAGAACTCTGTTCAGGCACAATCATGATGTGTTTGACTTACATGGAAGAAGCGAGACATCAAATTCAAGTTTATTCTCTGAGAGCCCGAACTGTGAAATAAAGAGCCCCGCTGAGCTTCCTGCAGGTGGGAAATCCTGCCGCCATGCTGACAGGGAACCACTTCATCCTGAACTCCTCAGCACTAAGTCCCAACTCATGGAGCATCAGCACACTAAACAAAGGAAGAAGCCTCATgtgtgcagtgaatgtgggaaagcatTTGTCAAGAAGTCTTGGCTTGCTGATCACCAGAATcttcacacaggagagaagccccATCAATGTGACCTCTGTGGGAAAGCCTTCTTCAGAAAGTTCCAGCTCACTGAGCACCAGAGGATGCACATGGGGGACAAACCTTACGAGTGTGccgaatgtggcaaagccttccTCAAAAAATCAGGTCTCAATGTGCACCAGAAAacccacacaggagagaaaccattTATTTGCAGCGAGTGTGGCAAGGGCTTCATCCAGAAGGGAAACCTCATGGTCCATCTGCGGATCCATACGGGCGAGAAACCTTACACGTGCACCGAGTGTGGGAAAGGCTTCAGCCAGAAGACGTGTCTCACGGCACACCAGCGGATTCACACTGGCACGAGTCCCTTTGTGTGTGGTGAGTGTGGGAAGACACTTTCCCAGAAAATGGGTCTCATCAAGCACCAGAGGACTCACACGGGAGAGAAGCCCTTTGAATGCAGCCACTGCGGGAAGGGCTTTATCGAGAAGCCACAGCTCGTGATACACCAGAGGATCCACACGGGGGAGAAACCCTACAGATGCAGCAAGTGCGGGAAATCATTCAGAGGGAAGTCAGTCCTCAATAAACACCTGAAAACTCACTTAGTCAAGGAAATCCCTCCCTCAGCGAAGTCCCCCCAGAGCAGTGTTGTCCTCCAGGAGAAAAATCTGAACACAGTGACAATGCACCTCTCTCCTCTGGCCCCTCAGTCACCAGTTGGCATCGGTGGGCTCCTGGCTAACAGGAGCATGGTCTTAATGGGACAGCCTGTGACCCGATGGCCACCCACTGGAGACAACAGAGGGCTGGTCCAGGAGAGGATCCTTATGAACTCAGGAAATGTGGTCATGCCTTCAGTGGTCAATTACGTTTTATTTTATGTCACTGGAAACTAG
- the LOC122420618 gene encoding zinc finger protein 350 isoform X3, translating into MRHINRASRLPGVFREQKKMIQAQETLTFDDVAVAFTWEEWQLLAPAQKALYRDVMLENHSNLVSVGFQASTPEVLSKLDQGEPWMMDGEVHCRTRSVWKVDGHLLEHLQNKRVEKRLEQWLEQNPLDSSGHQSRTLFRHNHDVFDLHGRSETSNSSLFSESPNCEIKSPAELPAGGKSCRHADREPLHPELLSTKSQLMEHQHTKQRKKPHVCSECGKAFVKKSWLADHQNLHTGEKPHQCDLCGKAFFRKFQLTEHQRMHMGDKPYECAECGKAFLKKSGLNVHQKTHTGEKPFICSECGKGFIQKGNLMVHLRIHTGEKPYTCTECGKGFSQKTCLTAHQRIHTGTSPFVCGECGKTLSQKMGLIKHQRTHTGEKPFECSHCGKGFIEKPQLVIHQRIHTGEKPYRCSKCGKSFRGKSVLNKHLKTHLVKEIPPSAKSPQSSVVLQEKNLNTVTMHLSPLAPQSPVGIGGLLANRSMVLMGQPVTRWPPTGDNRGLVQERILMNSGNVVMPSVVNYVLFYVTGN; encoded by the exons ATGAGACACATCAACAGAGCCTCCCGGTTGCCAGGTGTTTtcagagaacagaagaaaatgattCAGGCCCAG GAAACCCTCACATTTGACGACGTGGCCGTGGCCTTCACGTGGGAAGAGTGGCAGCTCCTGGCCCCTGCTCAGAAGGCCCTGTACCGGGACGTGATGCTGGAGAACCACAGCAACCTGGTGTCCGTGG GTTTTCAAGCAAGCACACCAGAGGTACTCTCCAAATTGGATCAAGGAGAACCATGGATGATGGATGGTGAAGTCCACTGTCGAACCCGTTCAG TCTGGAAAGTTGATGGCCACCTGCTGGAACACTTACAAAACAAGAGAGTGGAGAAGAGACTGGAACAATGGCTTGAACAGAACCCATTGGACAGTTCTGGTCATCAGAGCAGAACTCTGTTCAGGCACAATCATGATGTGTTTGACTTACATGGAAGAAGCGAGACATCAAATTCAAGTTTATTCTCTGAGAGCCCGAACTGTGAAATAAAGAGCCCCGCTGAGCTTCCTGCAGGTGGGAAATCCTGCCGCCATGCTGACAGGGAACCACTTCATCCTGAACTCCTCAGCACTAAGTCCCAACTCATGGAGCATCAGCACACTAAACAAAGGAAGAAGCCTCATgtgtgcagtgaatgtgggaaagcatTTGTCAAGAAGTCTTGGCTTGCTGATCACCAGAATcttcacacaggagagaagccccATCAATGTGACCTCTGTGGGAAAGCCTTCTTCAGAAAGTTCCAGCTCACTGAGCACCAGAGGATGCACATGGGGGACAAACCTTACGAGTGTGccgaatgtggcaaagccttccTCAAAAAATCAGGTCTCAATGTGCACCAGAAAacccacacaggagagaaaccattTATTTGCAGCGAGTGTGGCAAGGGCTTCATCCAGAAGGGAAACCTCATGGTCCATCTGCGGATCCATACGGGCGAGAAACCTTACACGTGCACCGAGTGTGGGAAAGGCTTCAGCCAGAAGACGTGTCTCACGGCACACCAGCGGATTCACACTGGCACGAGTCCCTTTGTGTGTGGTGAGTGTGGGAAGACACTTTCCCAGAAAATGGGTCTCATCAAGCACCAGAGGACTCACACGGGAGAGAAGCCCTTTGAATGCAGCCACTGCGGGAAGGGCTTTATCGAGAAGCCACAGCTCGTGATACACCAGAGGATCCACACGGGGGAGAAACCCTACAGATGCAGCAAGTGCGGGAAATCATTCAGAGGGAAGTCAGTCCTCAATAAACACCTGAAAACTCACTTAGTCAAGGAAATCCCTCCCTCAGCGAAGTCCCCCCAGAGCAGTGTTGTCCTCCAGGAGAAAAATCTGAACACAGTGACAATGCACCTCTCTCCTCTGGCCCCTCAGTCACCAGTTGGCATCGGTGGGCTCCTGGCTAACAGGAGCATGGTCTTAATGGGACAGCCTGTGACCCGATGGCCACCCACTGGAGACAACAGAGGGCTGGTCCAGGAGAGGATCCTTATGAACTCAGGAAATGTGGTCATGCCTTCAGTGGTCAATTACGTTTTATTTTATGTCACTGGAAACTAG
- the LOC122420618 gene encoding zinc finger protein 350 isoform X1: protein MRHINRASRLPGVFREQKKMIQAQETLTFDDVAVAFTWEEWQLLAPAQKALYRDVMLENHSNLVSVGFQASTPEVLSKLDQGEPWMMDGEVHCRTRSGKIWMELAIHFSRVLPDPRIEPASLMSSELAGRFFTAKATWEALTLGYFQLIPLFWKVDGHLLEHLQNKRVEKRLEQWLEQNPLDSSGHQSRTLFRHNHDVFDLHGRSETSNSSLFSESPNCEIKSPAELPAGGKSCRHADREPLHPELLSTKSQLMEHQHTKQRKKPHVCSECGKAFVKKSWLADHQNLHTGEKPHQCDLCGKAFFRKFQLTEHQRMHMGDKPYECAECGKAFLKKSGLNVHQKTHTGEKPFICSECGKGFIQKGNLMVHLRIHTGEKPYTCTECGKGFSQKTCLTAHQRIHTGTSPFVCGECGKTLSQKMGLIKHQRTHTGEKPFECSHCGKGFIEKPQLVIHQRIHTGEKPYRCSKCGKSFRGKSVLNKHLKTHLVKEIPPSAKSPQSSVVLQEKNLNTVTMHLSPLAPQSPVGIGGLLANRSMVLMGQPVTRWPPTGDNRGLVQERILMNSGNVVMPSVVNYVLFYVTGN, encoded by the exons ATGAGACACATCAACAGAGCCTCCCGGTTGCCAGGTGTTTtcagagaacagaagaaaatgattCAGGCCCAG GAAACCCTCACATTTGACGACGTGGCCGTGGCCTTCACGTGGGAAGAGTGGCAGCTCCTGGCCCCTGCTCAGAAGGCCCTGTACCGGGACGTGATGCTGGAGAACCACAGCAACCTGGTGTCCGTGG GTTTTCAAGCAAGCACACCAGAGGTACTCTCCAAATTGGATCAAGGAGAACCATGGATGATGGATGGTGAAGTCCACTGTCGAACCCGTTCAG GCAAGATTTGGATGGAgttagccattcacttctccagggttctccccgacccaaggattgaacctgcgtcacttatgtcttctgaattggcaggcagattctttaccgctaaagccacctgggaagccctaactctTGGCTACTTCCAGTTAATTCCTTTGT TCTGGAAAGTTGATGGCCACCTGCTGGAACACTTACAAAACAAGAGAGTGGAGAAGAGACTGGAACAATGGCTTGAACAGAACCCATTGGACAGTTCTGGTCATCAGAGCAGAACTCTGTTCAGGCACAATCATGATGTGTTTGACTTACATGGAAGAAGCGAGACATCAAATTCAAGTTTATTCTCTGAGAGCCCGAACTGTGAAATAAAGAGCCCCGCTGAGCTTCCTGCAGGTGGGAAATCCTGCCGCCATGCTGACAGGGAACCACTTCATCCTGAACTCCTCAGCACTAAGTCCCAACTCATGGAGCATCAGCACACTAAACAAAGGAAGAAGCCTCATgtgtgcagtgaatgtgggaaagcatTTGTCAAGAAGTCTTGGCTTGCTGATCACCAGAATcttcacacaggagagaagccccATCAATGTGACCTCTGTGGGAAAGCCTTCTTCAGAAAGTTCCAGCTCACTGAGCACCAGAGGATGCACATGGGGGACAAACCTTACGAGTGTGccgaatgtggcaaagccttccTCAAAAAATCAGGTCTCAATGTGCACCAGAAAacccacacaggagagaaaccattTATTTGCAGCGAGTGTGGCAAGGGCTTCATCCAGAAGGGAAACCTCATGGTCCATCTGCGGATCCATACGGGCGAGAAACCTTACACGTGCACCGAGTGTGGGAAAGGCTTCAGCCAGAAGACGTGTCTCACGGCACACCAGCGGATTCACACTGGCACGAGTCCCTTTGTGTGTGGTGAGTGTGGGAAGACACTTTCCCAGAAAATGGGTCTCATCAAGCACCAGAGGACTCACACGGGAGAGAAGCCCTTTGAATGCAGCCACTGCGGGAAGGGCTTTATCGAGAAGCCACAGCTCGTGATACACCAGAGGATCCACACGGGGGAGAAACCCTACAGATGCAGCAAGTGCGGGAAATCATTCAGAGGGAAGTCAGTCCTCAATAAACACCTGAAAACTCACTTAGTCAAGGAAATCCCTCCCTCAGCGAAGTCCCCCCAGAGCAGTGTTGTCCTCCAGGAGAAAAATCTGAACACAGTGACAATGCACCTCTCTCCTCTGGCCCCTCAGTCACCAGTTGGCATCGGTGGGCTCCTGGCTAACAGGAGCATGGTCTTAATGGGACAGCCTGTGACCCGATGGCCACCCACTGGAGACAACAGAGGGCTGGTCCAGGAGAGGATCCTTATGAACTCAGGAAATGTGGTCATGCCTTCAGTGGTCAATTACGTTTTATTTTATGTCACTGGAAACTAG
- the LOC122420618 gene encoding zinc finger protein 350 isoform X4, which yields MLENHSNLVSVGFQASTPEVLSKLDQGEPWMMDGEVHCRTRSGKIWMELAIHFSRVLPDPRIEPASLMSSELAGRFFTAKATWEALTLGYFQLIPLFWKVDGHLLEHLQNKRVEKRLEQWLEQNPLDSSGHQSRTLFRHNHDVFDLHGRSETSNSSLFSESPNCEIKSPAELPAGGKSCRHADREPLHPELLSTKSQLMEHQHTKQRKKPHVCSECGKAFVKKSWLADHQNLHTGEKPHQCDLCGKAFFRKFQLTEHQRMHMGDKPYECAECGKAFLKKSGLNVHQKTHTGEKPFICSECGKGFIQKGNLMVHLRIHTGEKPYTCTECGKGFSQKTCLTAHQRIHTGTSPFVCGECGKTLSQKMGLIKHQRTHTGEKPFECSHCGKGFIEKPQLVIHQRIHTGEKPYRCSKCGKSFRGKSVLNKHLKTHLVKEIPPSAKSPQSSVVLQEKNLNTVTMHLSPLAPQSPVGIGGLLANRSMVLMGQPVTRWPPTGDNRGLVQERILMNSGNVVMPSVVNYVLFYVTGN from the exons ATGCTGGAGAACCACAGCAACCTGGTGTCCGTGG GTTTTCAAGCAAGCACACCAGAGGTACTCTCCAAATTGGATCAAGGAGAACCATGGATGATGGATGGTGAAGTCCACTGTCGAACCCGTTCAG GCAAGATTTGGATGGAgttagccattcacttctccagggttctccccgacccaaggattgaacctgcgtcacttatgtcttctgaattggcaggcagattctttaccgctaaagccacctgggaagccctaactctTGGCTACTTCCAGTTAATTCCTTTGT TCTGGAAAGTTGATGGCCACCTGCTGGAACACTTACAAAACAAGAGAGTGGAGAAGAGACTGGAACAATGGCTTGAACAGAACCCATTGGACAGTTCTGGTCATCAGAGCAGAACTCTGTTCAGGCACAATCATGATGTGTTTGACTTACATGGAAGAAGCGAGACATCAAATTCAAGTTTATTCTCTGAGAGCCCGAACTGTGAAATAAAGAGCCCCGCTGAGCTTCCTGCAGGTGGGAAATCCTGCCGCCATGCTGACAGGGAACCACTTCATCCTGAACTCCTCAGCACTAAGTCCCAACTCATGGAGCATCAGCACACTAAACAAAGGAAGAAGCCTCATgtgtgcagtgaatgtgggaaagcatTTGTCAAGAAGTCTTGGCTTGCTGATCACCAGAATcttcacacaggagagaagccccATCAATGTGACCTCTGTGGGAAAGCCTTCTTCAGAAAGTTCCAGCTCACTGAGCACCAGAGGATGCACATGGGGGACAAACCTTACGAGTGTGccgaatgtggcaaagccttccTCAAAAAATCAGGTCTCAATGTGCACCAGAAAacccacacaggagagaaaccattTATTTGCAGCGAGTGTGGCAAGGGCTTCATCCAGAAGGGAAACCTCATGGTCCATCTGCGGATCCATACGGGCGAGAAACCTTACACGTGCACCGAGTGTGGGAAAGGCTTCAGCCAGAAGACGTGTCTCACGGCACACCAGCGGATTCACACTGGCACGAGTCCCTTTGTGTGTGGTGAGTGTGGGAAGACACTTTCCCAGAAAATGGGTCTCATCAAGCACCAGAGGACTCACACGGGAGAGAAGCCCTTTGAATGCAGCCACTGCGGGAAGGGCTTTATCGAGAAGCCACAGCTCGTGATACACCAGAGGATCCACACGGGGGAGAAACCCTACAGATGCAGCAAGTGCGGGAAATCATTCAGAGGGAAGTCAGTCCTCAATAAACACCTGAAAACTCACTTAGTCAAGGAAATCCCTCCCTCAGCGAAGTCCCCCCAGAGCAGTGTTGTCCTCCAGGAGAAAAATCTGAACACAGTGACAATGCACCTCTCTCCTCTGGCCCCTCAGTCACCAGTTGGCATCGGTGGGCTCCTGGCTAACAGGAGCATGGTCTTAATGGGACAGCCTGTGACCCGATGGCCACCCACTGGAGACAACAGAGGGCTGGTCCAGGAGAGGATCCTTATGAACTCAGGAAATGTGGTCATGCCTTCAGTGGTCAATTACGTTTTATTTTATGTCACTGGAAACTAG
- the LOC122420632 gene encoding LOW QUALITY PROTEIN: zinc finger protein 350-like (The sequence of the model RefSeq protein was modified relative to this genomic sequence to represent the inferred CDS: inserted 1 base in 1 codon; deleted 2 bases in 1 codon): protein MTMVQGSLLFEDVAVEFTWEEWRLLDPAQKDLYQDVMLENYSNLLSVGYRSPNKLKQGDKPWIERESIHDPEVGDPMQQSLEIQYKHKNMERGHEFSSLGNIFCLHGNLVTLRQSHEKFDILNSNLDLVNQNRSSMAKNPDKFNKYEKSFLHSKHEKHYTGIKCNKHGNTLRTNSKLSIHQIEKGKKHECVECGKIFIKKSQLTVHQRTHTGEKPYKCLKCGKAFCRKAELNIHMQVEQGIKPHACSECGKTFSRKSQLLVHQKTHIGEKPYMCSECGKGFIQKGNFLIHQRIHTGEKPFRCKECGKAFSHKPCLVAHQIFHTGNPPYVCSECGKAYFQKSSLVKHQRGHTEKCHKCNVCGKSYSRKFILSRHQRVHTREKPRGYSSCGKAFCHKSSLTKHKRTHTKEKRVDSVKVEEDSLESHDSCATEPKQEKTSVETVTMQGPAMAVQASLNIHGFLAQGNVVLVGEPVARRVPSGDGREFSQERNLMNGVXVVLPSVTNYVFFYVTGNM from the exons atgacCATGGTCCAG GGATCATTATTGTTTGAAGATGTGGCTGTGGAGTTCACCTGGGAGGAGTGGAGGCTACTAGACCCTGCTCAGAAGGACCTATACCAGGACGTGATGCTGGAGAACTACAGCAACCTGCTGTCTGTGG GGTATCGAAGTCCCAACAAGTTGAAGCAAGGAGACAAACCATGGATAGAAAGGGAAAGTATCCATGATCCAG aaGTTGGTGATCCTATGCAGCAATCCTTGGAAATCCAATACAAgcataaaaatatggaaagaggCCATGAATTCAGttctttgggaaatattttttgtCTGCATGGAAATCTTGTTACTTTAAGGCAAAGCCATGAGAAGTTTGACATACTGAATTCTAATTTAGATTTAGTTAACCAGAATAGAAGCTCCATGGCAAAAAATCCTGACAAGTTTAATAAATATGAGAAATCATTTCTTCATAGTAAGCATGAAAAACATTACACTGGAATTAAATGCAATAAACATGGAAACACTCTCCGCACCAATTCAAAACTCAGTATACATCAgattgaaaaaggaaagaaacatgagTGTGTGGAATGTGGTAAAATCTTCATCAAAAAGTCTCAACTCACTGTACACCAGAGAACACATACAGGAGAGAAGCCGTATAAATGCCTTAAATGTGGTAAAGCCTTCTGTAGAAAGGCAGAGCTTAATATACATATGCAAGTTGAACAAGGAATAAAACCCCACGCGTGCAGTGAGTGTGGGAAAACCTTCTCTAGGAAGTCTCAGCTCCTTGTACATCAGAAAACTCACataggagagaaaccatatatgtgcagtgaatgtgggaaaggcTTCATCCAGAAGGGTAACTTCCTTATACATCaacgaattcatactggagagaagccctttAGATGCAAAGAGTGTGGTAAAGCCTTCAGTCACAAGCCATGTCTCGTTGCACATCAAATATTTCACACTGGAAATCCTCCCTATGTATGCAGTGAGTGTGGAAAAGCCTACTTTCAGAAGTCAAGTCTCGTTAAACATCAAAGAGGTCACACAGAAAAGTGCCACAAATGCAATGTGTGTGGGAAAAGCTACTCCAGAAAGTTCATACTTAGCAGACACCAGAGAGTCCATACAAGAGAGAAGCCCCGTGGGTACAGCAGCTGTGGGAAAGCCTTCTGCCATAAGTCCTCCCTCACTAAACATAAGAGAACTCATACAAAAGAGAAACGTGTCGATTCAGTCAAGGTGGAAGAGGATTCCTTGGAGAGCCATGACTCATGTGCCACAGAACCCAAACAGGAGAAAACCTCTGTTGAGACAGTGACAATGCAGGGGCCTGCTATGGCAGTGCAGGCATCATTAAACATCCATGGGTTCCTTGCCCAAGGGAATGTGGTTCTTGTG GGAGAGCCTGTGGCCAGACGTGTCCCCTCAGGAGATGGCAGAGAGTTTTCACAGGAGAGGAACCTCATGAATGGGG GTGTGGTACTGCCTTCAGTTACCAATTATGTCTTCTTTTATGTCACAGGAAACATGTAA